In a genomic window of Desulforegulaceae bacterium:
- a CDS encoding nitroreductase family protein — MPKIEIFFDLVIKNRSFRRFDESFDLDEEFLKGLVFTSRHTASAGNLQPLRYRLVFEKKEKEKLFSSLSWAAYLKDFDGPVKGERPGGYIVICKEISLKGNHFMFDTGISAQTILLDAVSKGYGGCMIASFNLKRLVKDLEISQGVEPVLVIALGKPMEKCIIEDAEDSKEIKYYRDEKNIHYVPKIKLDSLLI; from the coding sequence ATGCCAAAGATAGAAATTTTTTTTGATCTTGTTATAAAAAATAGATCTTTTAGAAGGTTTGATGAAAGTTTTGATTTAGATGAGGAATTTTTAAAAGGCCTTGTTTTTACATCCAGACACACAGCTTCAGCCGGAAATCTTCAGCCTTTGAGATATAGGCTTGTTTTTGAGAAAAAAGAAAAGGAAAAATTGTTCTCAAGTCTTTCCTGGGCAGCTTATCTTAAAGATTTTGATGGGCCCGTAAAAGGCGAAAGGCCAGGAGGATACATAGTTATTTGTAAAGAGATTTCTTTAAAAGGAAATCACTTTATGTTTGATACCGGAATATCTGCCCAGACAATTTTGCTTGATGCTGTTTCCAAAGGATATGGGGGATGCATGATTGCATCTTTTAATTTAAAAAGACTTGTAAAAGATCTTGAGATTTCACAAGGAGTGGAGCCTGTTTTAGTTATAGCCCTTGGAAAGCCCATGGAAAAATGTATAATTGAAGATGCTGAAGATTCAAAAGAAATAAAATATTATAGAGATGAAAAAAATATTCATTATGTGCCTAAGATAAAACTTGATTCTCTTTTAATCTAA
- a CDS encoding XTP/dITP diphosphatase — translation MKKQIIVLATKNQGKKKEMAKFLEGYPVKIMSLEDFGPIPEIIEDGESFDDNAYKKASLTARYLGFPAIADDSGLVVPSLGGKPGVHSSRYSGEDASDEDNIKKLLKDMSGIDKREAYFECVISIAVPIGPALTYEGKCEGVILEEPKGEGGFGYDPVFLFPELGKTFAELSVEEKAKVSHRGKALEEIKKEIDKVLVWIEQNLPRQENFECQR, via the coding sequence ATGAAAAAACAAATAATTGTACTTGCGACTAAAAACCAGGGCAAAAAAAAAGAAATGGCAAAATTTCTTGAGGGCTATCCTGTGAAAATTATGAGTCTTGAAGACTTTGGGCCTATTCCTGAAATAATTGAAGATGGTGAATCTTTTGATGACAATGCTTATAAAAAGGCAAGTCTTACTGCAAGATATCTTGGCTTCCCGGCTATAGCTGATGATTCAGGTCTTGTTGTTCCAAGTTTAGGAGGAAAGCCTGGAGTTCATTCTTCAAGATATTCAGGTGAAGATGCCTCTGATGAAGATAACATTAAAAAACTTCTTAAGGATATGAGTGGAATTGATAAAAGAGAAGCTTATTTTGAGTGCGTTATTTCAATTGCAGTACCCATAGGTCCTGCTTTAACCTATGAGGGGAAATGTGAAGGTGTTATTTTAGAAGAGCCAAAAGGCGAAGGCGGGTTTGGGTATGATCCTGTATTTTTATTTCCTGAGCTTGGAAAAACTTTTGCAGAGCTTTCAGTTGAAGAAAAAGCAAAGGTAAGTCATAGGGGAAAAGCTCTTGAAGAAATTAAAAAAGAAATTGATAAAGTACTTGTCTGGATTGAACAAAATCTTCCAAGACAGGAGAACTTTGAATGCCAAAGATAG
- a CDS encoding DUF6178 family protein has translation MTKKNALDIVGQKIKALQKKRESILKMEPEKALEAILDYNESYPLVHSFPEQSLYMLLNEIGYEDFLPVLSIANKKQWEYIVDLEIWEKDEVDITKASFWLGVLHMTDPQRLADWLLDDQEDFLTYFLRNRIDVVIREHDEDPSIIPADFMTFDDVIYFKVLDSKEDKNLPINIKSLVTDILGRIADRSYRDFQSIIFISAGVINAEHLEHLFKFRNARLEEKGILPFYEAIEIFAPIDLKNIKKRSENKNLNPAVFFDDQGNINSNAVMDIFSVNNYFLDSDDFSLEFVSLCNRVISGEHKKIRTRKELSDLVKRVSGILRIGAQSLGELDEKTSEKQFLELAFESYYTEDIFKAGNTLIRNLREKVLGWQRNSFVLNNSFDLSFIGEKWFGIVGGIAAWPSVYFDNYQSSSNIYKEFSSIDEVKNSEKEIEKLIAVDDLLGLLEIKEIKADTLFINWQNFILTLWARDWLHLKENVFEPIKVKNFKEFYQWLWVEDSGIRTPGKEKKQDFLNWLVRVAEINYESLLKRLGPLFDELFELVEEELGNVDLENIDPKYISLFILC, from the coding sequence ATGACAAAAAAAAATGCTTTGGATATTGTTGGACAAAAAATTAAAGCTCTACAAAAAAAAAGAGAATCCATTTTAAAAATGGAGCCTGAAAAAGCATTGGAAGCTATTCTTGATTATAATGAAAGTTATCCTTTGGTTCATTCTTTCCCTGAACAATCTTTATATATGCTTTTAAATGAAATTGGGTATGAAGATTTTCTCCCGGTTTTATCAATAGCAAATAAAAAACAATGGGAATATATTGTAGATCTTGAAATCTGGGAAAAGGATGAAGTAGATATTACCAAGGCTTCTTTCTGGCTGGGAGTCCTCCATATGACAGATCCTCAAAGACTGGCTGACTGGCTTTTAGATGATCAGGAAGATTTTCTAACTTATTTTTTAAGAAACAGGATTGATGTGGTTATCCGTGAACACGACGAAGATCCTTCCATAATTCCAGCTGATTTTATGACATTTGATGATGTGATTTATTTCAAGGTTTTAGATTCAAAAGAGGACAAAAACCTTCCAATAAATATTAAAAGCCTGGTAACTGATATTCTTGGAAGAATAGCAGACAGATCTTATAGGGACTTTCAATCAATTATATTTATTTCAGCAGGAGTTATAAATGCTGAACATTTAGAGCATCTTTTCAAGTTTAGAAATGCAAGGCTTGAGGAAAAAGGTATCCTGCCTTTTTATGAGGCTATTGAAATTTTTGCCCCTATAGATTTAAAAAATATAAAGAAAAGATCTGAAAATAAAAACTTAAATCCCGCTGTTTTTTTTGATGACCAGGGAAACATCAATTCCAATGCGGTTATGGATATTTTTTCTGTAAATAATTATTTTCTTGATTCAGATGATTTTTCTCTTGAATTTGTTTCCTTATGCAATAGGGTGATTTCAGGTGAACATAAAAAAATAAGAACAAGAAAAGAGCTTTCAGATCTTGTAAAAAGAGTATCTGGAATTTTAAGGATTGGTGCTCAAAGTCTTGGTGAACTTGATGAAAAAACAAGTGAAAAACAATTTTTGGAACTTGCCTTTGAATCATATTATACCGAAGATATTTTCAAGGCAGGAAACACTCTTATAAGAAATTTAAGGGAAAAAGTTTTAGGCTGGCAAAGAAATTCCTTTGTTCTTAACAATTCATTTGACTTGAGTTTTATTGGCGAAAAATGGTTTGGGATAGTAGGGGGGATTGCTGCTTGGCCATCTGTTTATTTTGATAATTATCAAAGCTCATCCAATATATATAAAGAGTTTTCATCTATAGATGAGGTGAAAAATTCAGAGAAAGAAATAGAAAAGCTTATTGCTGTTGATGATCTTTTAGGACTCCTTGAAATTAAGGAAATAAAAGCAGACACTCTTTTTATAAACTGGCAGAATTTTATTCTTACTTTATGGGCAAGGGACTGGCTCCACCTTAAAGAAAATGTTTTTGAACCAATTAAAGTAAAAAATTTTAAAGAATTTTATCAGTGGCTTTGGGTTGAAGATAGTGGAATAAGAACTCCGGGGAAAGAAAAAAAGCAGGACTTTTTAAATTGGCTTGTAAGAGTTGCTGAAATTAATTATGAATCTCTTCTTAAAAGACTTGGTCCTTTGTTTGATGAATTGTTTGAGCTTGTTGAAGAAGAGCTTGGAAATGTGGATCTGGAAAACATTGATCCTAAATATATTTCTCTTTTTATCCTTTGTTGA
- a CDS encoding MBL fold metallo-hydrolase: protein MFIKCWGARGSIPVSGKDFLKYGGDTTCMEIRSRNNEIIIIDAGTGIRQLGNKLISEKNSSFNILFTHAHWDHLMGFPFFKPLFLSKTKLNIIRCPHPGKYAEEMMTRVMSPPNFPIKYTDIKATITYEDGCPGGFKIDTIKIEPINLSHPNSGCGYKFRENNKTFVFLTDNELGHLHENGKTLEEYADFSKNCDLLIHDCEYTDKDYLKRKEWGHSSVSQVAELAKLAKVKKLGLFHHNQDKTDNDIDNLVESVKSILKGTGIEVVGIFAGMEIEL, encoded by the coding sequence AAAATACGGCGGTGATACAACATGTATGGAAATAAGAAGCCGTAACAATGAAATCATAATAATTGATGCTGGCACAGGAATAAGGCAGCTGGGAAACAAGCTTATATCTGAAAAAAATTCTTCATTTAATATTCTTTTTACCCACGCTCACTGGGATCACTTAATGGGATTTCCTTTTTTTAAACCTCTTTTTCTTTCTAAAACAAAACTAAATATTATCAGATGCCCCCACCCAGGTAAATATGCTGAAGAAATGATGACAAGGGTAATGTCACCTCCAAACTTTCCAATCAAGTATACAGACATTAAGGCAACTATTACATATGAAGACGGTTGCCCCGGCGGGTTTAAAATAGACACAATAAAAATTGAACCCATAAACTTAAGTCACCCCAATTCCGGGTGTGGATATAAATTTAGGGAAAACAATAAAACCTTTGTTTTTCTAACAGACAATGAACTTGGCCATCTTCATGAAAATGGAAAAACACTGGAAGAGTATGCTGATTTTTCAAAAAACTGTGACCTTTTAATTCACGATTGCGAATATACAGACAAAGACTATCTTAAAAGAAAAGAATGGGGACATTCAAGTGTAAGTCAGGTTGCAGAGCTTGCAAAGCTTGCCAAAGTAAAAAAGCTTGGGCTTTTTCATCACAACCAGGACAAAACAGACAATGATATTGATAATCTGGTTGAATCAGTTAAAAGTATCCTAAAAGGAACAGGGATAGAAGTAGTTGGGATCTTTGCAGGGATGGAAATAGAACTTTAA
- a CDS encoding NAD-dependent deacylase, with protein MKNLIKQAASKIKKSKLTIALTGAGISIESGIPPFRGKGSLWEKYDPMKYAEINYFLKNPKDVWEVFLKDMKNTLIKAKPSSAHSGFYKLEKKGYLNSIITQNIDGLHQKAGNTDVIEFHGSFAKFYCMECFEKINLESLDLSSLPPKCKSCGGILRPDCVFFGESIPLDALERANILASQCEVVIVAGTSAVVQPASSIPVIAKTSGAFVIEINPQSTPLTNTVANITLFGDSGKVIEDILTDIEK; from the coding sequence ATGAAAAACCTTATAAAACAAGCCGCCTCTAAAATAAAAAAATCAAAACTTACAATAGCACTTACAGGAGCAGGAATTTCTATTGAAAGCGGGATTCCTCCTTTTAGAGGAAAAGGTTCGTTATGGGAAAAATATGACCCCATGAAATATGCTGAAATAAATTATTTTCTTAAAAACCCAAAAGATGTGTGGGAAGTTTTTTTAAAAGATATGAAAAACACACTTATAAAGGCAAAGCCAAGCTCTGCCCACTCAGGCTTTTATAAACTCGAAAAAAAAGGATATTTAAATTCAATAATAACCCAAAACATTGACGGCCTCCATCAAAAAGCAGGAAACACCGATGTAATTGAATTCCATGGAAGCTTTGCCAAGTTTTATTGTATGGAGTGTTTTGAAAAAATAAATCTTGAAAGCCTTGACCTATCATCTCTTCCCCCAAAGTGTAAAAGCTGTGGTGGAATTTTAAGACCTGATTGTGTATTTTTTGGGGAAAGTATTCCTCTTGACGCCCTTGAAAGGGCAAATATTCTTGCTTCTCAATGTGAAGTTGTTATTGTTGCAGGAACCTCAGCTGTTGTTCAGCCTGCATCCTCAATTCCTGTGATTGCAAAAACATCAGGAGCTTTTGTAATTGAAATAAATCCCCAATCAACTCCCCTTACAAACACTGTGGCAAATATCACTCTTTTTGGTGATTCCGGAAAAGTAATTGAGGATATTTTAACTGACATAGAAAAATAA